A genomic region of Nostoc sp. UHCC 0702 contains the following coding sequences:
- the ftsH2 gene encoding ATP-dependent zinc metalloprotease FtsH2 yields MKFSWKVLALWTLPALVIGFFFWQGAFANAPADMGKNAANTRMTYGRFLEYLDADRVTSVDLYEGGRTAIIEAVDQDIENRVQRWRVDLPVNAPELINKLKAKGISFDAHPMRNDGAIWGLLGNLIFPILLITGLFFLFRRSSNLPGGPGQAMNFGKSRARFQMEAKTGVKFDDVAGIEEAKEELQEVVTFLKQPERFTAVGARIPKGVLLVGPPGTGKTLLAKAIAGEAGVPFFSISGSEFVEMFVGVGASRVRDLFKKAKDNAPCIIFIDEIDAVGRQRGAGIGGGNDEREQTLNQLLTEMDGFEGNTGIIIIAATNRPDVLDAALLRPGRFDRQVTVDAPDIKGRLEILQVHARNKKLDPSVSLEAIARRTPGFTGADLANLLNEGAILTARRRKEAITLREIDDAVDRVVAGMEGTPLVDSKSKRLIAYHEIGHALVGTLLKDHDPVQKVTLIPRGQAQGLTWFSPSEEQGLISRSQLKARITGALGGRAAEEVVFGPAEVTTGAGGDLQQLSAMARQMVTRFGMSDLGPLSLESQQGEVFLGRDWTTRSEYSESISSRIDAQVRAIVEDCYETAKKIMRDHRTVTDRLVDLLIEKETIDGDEFRQIVAEYADVPEKQQYVPQL; encoded by the coding sequence ATGAAATTTTCTTGGAAAGTCCTGGCACTCTGGACATTGCCTGCTTTGGTGATTGGCTTTTTCTTCTGGCAAGGGGCATTTGCCAATGCTCCTGCTGACATGGGTAAGAATGCAGCCAACACCCGCATGACCTACGGTCGCTTCCTGGAATACTTAGACGCCGATCGCGTCACCAGTGTAGATCTGTATGAAGGCGGTAGAACAGCAATTATCGAAGCAGTCGATCAAGATATCGAGAATCGCGTCCAACGGTGGCGGGTGGATCTGCCTGTTAACGCACCTGAGTTAATTAACAAGCTCAAAGCCAAAGGAATTAGTTTTGATGCCCACCCCATGCGGAATGATGGCGCAATCTGGGGATTGTTGGGTAATTTGATTTTCCCCATTTTATTGATTACTGGACTGTTCTTTTTGTTCCGTCGCTCTAGCAACCTCCCTGGCGGCCCTGGTCAAGCGATGAACTTTGGCAAATCCAGAGCTCGTTTCCAAATGGAAGCCAAAACTGGCGTGAAATTTGACGACGTAGCAGGGATCGAAGAAGCCAAGGAAGAACTACAAGAAGTTGTCACCTTCCTCAAACAGCCAGAAAGATTCACAGCTGTGGGCGCACGCATTCCCAAAGGAGTGCTGTTAGTCGGGCCTCCAGGAACTGGTAAAACTTTATTAGCAAAAGCGATCGCCGGGGAAGCAGGTGTACCATTCTTCAGCATTTCCGGCTCGGAATTTGTGGAAATGTTTGTCGGTGTCGGTGCATCCCGCGTCCGCGATTTGTTCAAAAAAGCTAAAGATAACGCCCCCTGTATCATCTTCATCGATGAAATCGACGCAGTGGGAAGACAACGGGGTGCTGGTATCGGTGGCGGTAACGACGAAAGAGAGCAGACCCTCAACCAGTTGCTCACGGAGATGGACGGTTTTGAAGGTAACACAGGCATCATTATTATTGCTGCCACCAACCGTCCCGATGTCCTTGATGCAGCGTTGTTACGTCCCGGACGCTTTGACCGCCAGGTAACAGTTGATGCACCAGACATCAAAGGGCGTTTGGAAATTTTACAAGTCCACGCACGCAACAAGAAACTTGACCCCAGCGTATCCTTAGAAGCGATCGCGCGTCGTACTCCTGGTTTTACTGGTGCTGATTTAGCCAACTTACTCAACGAAGGTGCTATTCTCACCGCCAGAAGACGCAAAGAAGCTATCACCCTCCGCGAAATTGATGACGCGGTAGATCGGGTAGTAGCCGGGATGGAAGGCACTCCCTTGGTAGACAGCAAGAGCAAACGCTTGATTGCCTACCACGAAATCGGACATGCTTTAGTGGGGACTTTGTTAAAAGACCATGACCCAGTGCAAAAAGTCACCCTCATCCCACGAGGACAGGCACAAGGTTTAACTTGGTTTAGTCCCAGCGAAGAACAGGGGTTAATTTCCCGTTCTCAATTGAAAGCACGGATTACTGGTGCTTTGGGTGGTCGCGCCGCTGAAGAAGTGGTGTTTGGCCCTGCGGAAGTCACAACTGGCGCTGGTGGAGACTTGCAGCAGTTGTCGGCAATGGCACGGCAGATGGTGACTCGGTTCGGGATGTCTGATTTAGGGCCCCTATCCTTAGAAAGCCAGCAAGGCGAAGTATTCCTAGGTCGTGACTGGACGACTCGTTCTGAGTATTCCGAATCGATTTCTTCGCGCATTGATGCTCAAGTGCGAGCGATTGTTGAAGATTGCTACGAAACAGCTAAGAAGATTATGCGTGACCATCGCACCGTCACAGATCGCTTAGTAGATTTACTCATCGAGAAAGAAACCATTGACGGCGACGAATTCCGCCAGATTGTAGCTGAGTACGCTGATGTACCAGAGAAGCAGCAGTACGTACCACAACTGTAA
- a CDS encoding peptidase domain-containing ABC transporter encodes MRYQIVLQHSEEDCGAACIASIAKYYGRNFAIARVREAVGTGVQGTTLIGLRRGAENLGFNARQVRATPQLIDKLDEAPLPAIIHWKGFHWVVLYGQKGKKYVIADPSVGIRYISREELATSWANYIMLLLAPDEIRFYQQKSDNIKGFGRFLRRVLPYRHILTEAFLINLVMGILSLATPFLIQILTDDVLVRKDLQLLTTVGIGIVAMNLFSSSLKLVQSNLITHFAQRLELGLTLEFGRQILRLPLTYYEVHRSGEIVSRLRDIEQINQMVSQVVISLPSQMFIAAISLGFMLLYSPKLLGIAVLMALLMSLSTIVFLPSLQNKVRDLIVTQAENQGMLVETFKGIVTLKSTNAAPQAWEEIQSRFGSLANLSFSTIRIGIINNVFSGLVSGFSNLAILWFGSSLVISQELTIGQLLAFNAMNGNFNGLISTVIGFVDEFARVQTATQRITEVIETTPEDHSEQGKPWAVIPDNTDIICTNINFHHIGRADLLKNFSLTIPGGKVTALIGKSGCGKSTLAKLLAGLYFLESGNISFGIYHQKDLSLECRRQQVILVPQEAQFWSRSILDNFRFSYPHATFEQIVRACQIAGADEFIKELPDNYQTVLGEFGVNISGGQKQRLALARAIVTDPPILILDESTSALDPVLESQVLDKLLHYRQGKTTIIISHRPRVILRADFIVLLDKGHLKLQGSPQELQLIAGDHLDFLIP; translated from the coding sequence ATGAGATATCAGATTGTTTTGCAACACAGTGAGGAAGATTGCGGTGCAGCGTGTATCGCCAGCATTGCTAAATATTATGGACGAAATTTTGCGATCGCTCGCGTTCGGGAAGCTGTAGGTACAGGAGTACAAGGTACAACCCTAATAGGTTTAAGACGTGGTGCAGAAAACCTTGGATTTAATGCTCGTCAAGTCAGAGCTACACCGCAACTAATTGATAAACTTGATGAAGCACCTCTGCCTGCGATTATTCATTGGAAAGGTTTTCATTGGGTAGTTTTATACGGACAAAAAGGTAAAAAATATGTAATTGCCGATCCTAGTGTTGGTATTCGCTATATCAGCCGTGAAGAGTTAGCAACTAGTTGGGCAAATTACATTATGCTATTGCTAGCTCCAGATGAAATCCGCTTTTATCAGCAAAAATCAGATAATATTAAGGGCTTTGGTCGCTTTTTAAGGCGAGTATTACCTTATCGCCACATTTTAACTGAAGCATTTTTGATTAACCTTGTGATGGGAATTCTTTCCCTAGCTACTCCTTTTTTGATTCAAATTCTTACCGATGACGTATTAGTTAGAAAAGATTTACAACTTCTGACTACCGTAGGTATTGGCATAGTAGCAATGAACCTCTTCAGTAGTTCCTTGAAACTAGTACAGTCTAATTTAATTACCCACTTTGCCCAACGTCTAGAATTAGGACTAACCTTAGAATTTGGTAGACAAATTTTACGTCTTCCTCTGACTTACTACGAAGTTCACCGCAGTGGTGAAATTGTCAGTCGATTGCGGGATATTGAACAAATTAACCAGATGGTTTCGCAAGTTGTGATTAGTCTTCCGAGCCAGATGTTTATCGCAGCCATATCACTAGGCTTTATGCTGCTTTATAGCCCTAAATTATTAGGAATAGCAGTGTTGATGGCATTGCTGATGTCTCTATCTACAATTGTATTTCTACCTAGTTTACAGAATAAAGTTCGTGATTTAATTGTCACCCAAGCTGAAAATCAAGGAATGTTAGTAGAAACCTTTAAAGGTATAGTTACACTCAAAAGTACTAATGCTGCTCCTCAAGCTTGGGAAGAAATTCAAAGTCGTTTTGGTAGTCTTGCCAATTTGAGTTTTAGTACTATCCGCATTGGAATTATCAATAATGTATTTTCTGGCTTAGTTTCAGGTTTTAGTAATCTTGCTATACTTTGGTTTGGCAGCAGTCTAGTGATTAGTCAAGAATTAACCATTGGTCAACTGCTAGCATTTAATGCTATGAATGGTAATTTCAATGGTTTGATTTCAACCGTAATAGGTTTTGTAGATGAATTTGCAAGAGTCCAAACTGCAACACAACGTATTACAGAAGTGATTGAAACTACTCCCGAAGACCACAGTGAACAAGGTAAACCTTGGGCAGTAATTCCCGATAATACTGATATAATATGTACTAATATTAATTTTCATCATATAGGTAGAGCAGATTTATTAAAAAACTTTTCTTTAACTATCCCTGGAGGGAAAGTTACAGCATTAATTGGTAAATCTGGCTGTGGTAAAAGCACTTTAGCGAAACTCCTAGCAGGACTATATTTTCTCGAATCGGGTAATATTAGTTTTGGAATTTATCATCAAAAAGATTTATCTTTAGAATGCCGACGACAGCAGGTAATATTAGTACCTCAAGAAGCCCAATTTTGGAGTCGTTCAATTTTAGATAACTTCCGCTTCAGCTATCCTCATGCTACATTTGAACAAATAGTTAGAGCCTGTCAAATAGCAGGTGCAGATGAATTTATCAAAGAATTACCAGATAACTATCAAACTGTATTAGGAGAATTTGGTGTTAATATATCAGGTGGACAAAAACAGAGATTAGCTTTAGCTAGAGCAATTGTTACAGATCCACCAATACTAATTTTAGATGAATCTACCAGTGCATTAGATCCAGTATTAGAATCGCAGGTATTAGATAAACTTTTACATTATCGACAAGGCAAAACTACAATTATCATTAGTCATCGCCCTAGAGTTATTCTACGTGCGGATTTTATTGTTTTACTAGATAAAGGGCATTTGAAGCTTCAAGGTTCACCACAGGAATTACAACTTATAGCTGGTGATCATTTAGATTTTTTAATTCCTTAA
- a CDS encoding transposase, translating into MLVYEFKLTGNKQQYSLIDEAIRTAVFIRNSCIRYWMDNKKVGKYDLSAYCKILAKNFEWANKLNSMARQASANRAWSAISRLYDNCKKKIPGKKGFPKFKNHGHSVEYKTKGWKLSEDRKYLTLTDRFEIGKLKLIGTYNLHFYQIKDIKRIRLVKRADVYYAQFCIAVDRQIEVEPTKKVIALDVGLTHFYTDSDGNKVDNPRFLRKSEKALKRLQRRVSKKFRKAQPQSNNYKKAKNKLARKHLKVTRQRRDFAIKLAKCVIQSADLIAYEDLQVRNMVKNHKLAKSIGDAAWYQFRCWLEYFGNIYGKITVAIAPQRTSIDCSSCGRQVQKTLSTRTHKCICGAQLCRDENAALNILAKSLRTVGHTGIYAWGQNDLCLDLETSIDKSAG; encoded by the coding sequence ATGTTAGTATACGAGTTCAAATTGACGGGTAACAAGCAGCAATATAGTCTGATTGATGAAGCAATCAGAACTGCTGTTTTTATCCGCAATTCTTGTATTCGCTACTGGATGGACAATAAAAAGGTTGGTAAGTATGACCTAAGTGCTTACTGTAAGATACTTGCTAAAAACTTTGAATGGGCTAACAAGCTTAATTCAATGGCCAGGCAAGCATCAGCAAATAGAGCATGGTCAGCAATCTCCAGGTTATACGACAATTGTAAGAAAAAGATTCCAGGTAAAAAAGGTTTTCCCAAGTTCAAAAATCATGGACATTCTGTTGAATACAAGACGAAAGGATGGAAGCTCTCAGAGGATAGAAAGTATTTAACTCTCACAGATAGATTTGAAATTGGAAAGCTGAAATTAATTGGAACTTATAACTTGCATTTCTACCAAATCAAAGATATCAAACGTATTAGATTGGTGAAACGTGCAGATGTGTATTATGCTCAATTCTGCATTGCTGTTGACCGTCAGATTGAAGTAGAACCAACCAAAAAAGTGATAGCATTAGATGTCGGATTGACCCATTTTTATACGGATTCTGATGGAAACAAAGTAGATAATCCTCGTTTCTTGCGTAAATCTGAGAAAGCACTAAAAAGACTACAAAGACGAGTATCTAAAAAGTTCCGCAAAGCTCAACCGCAATCTAATAACTACAAAAAGGCTAAAAATAAATTAGCTAGAAAACACTTGAAAGTCACTAGGCAGCGTAGAGATTTTGCTATTAAGCTGGCAAAATGCGTTATTCAGTCGGCAGATTTGATTGCTTATGAAGACTTGCAAGTGCGAAATATGGTTAAAAATCACAAATTAGCTAAAAGTATTGGGGATGCTGCTTGGTATCAGTTCCGATGCTGGCTTGAGTATTTTGGAAATATTTATGGCAAGATAACTGTTGCCATTGCTCCACAGCGCACTAGCATCGACTGCTCATCTTGTGGCAGACAAGTTCAAAAGACTCTAAGTACTCGTACTCATAAATGTATTTGTGGTGCCCAGTTGTGTAGAGATGAGAACGCAGCCCTAAATATTTTAGCTAAGTCATTAAGAACGGTGGGGCACACCGGGATCTACGCTTGGGGACAGAACGACCTCTGCCTAGACTTGGAAACAAGTATAGATAAGTCGGCTGGATGA
- a CDS encoding microviridin/marinostatin family tricyclic proteinase inhibitor: MSEAKPENLNSQAVPFFARFLEGQNIEDLTDQESEAVSGGCTAVTLKYPSDNEDVVTKKYPSDSDEFVTTQKYPSDGEDK; this comes from the coding sequence ATGTCAGAAGCTAAACCAGAAAATTTGAATTCACAAGCAGTTCCATTCTTCGCTCGATTTTTAGAAGGACAAAACATTGAAGACCTCACTGATCAAGAATCAGAAGCAGTCAGCGGTGGATGTACAGCTGTAACTCTGAAGTATCCTTCTGATAATGAAGACGTTGTAACTAAGAAGTATCCTTCTGATAGTGATGAGTTTGTTACTACTCAGAAGTATCCTTCTGACGGGGAAGACAAATAA
- a CDS encoding HlyD family efflux transporter periplasmic adaptor subunit: MSGADLPSIPNGKPQGVTHPDSLHLATPNEFLPPISYWTTMGGVVLLGIFGTAITLAGILKYKVTIQAPATIRPTGELRLVQSPIEGTIKSIAVQVNQAVQQGEVIAVIDDNRLQTQKSQLQTNIQQATLQLSQLDAQIRALDEQITAEKYRLNRAVASIQAEVNRNQRDFRDRQITSVAQVKEAEANFQQAQKELQKSQSQLKSSQASLKSSEASLNAAKAKRDRYQPLVQTGSISQDQFQEVQLAVEQQQQLLESQKATVEERTQAVQQQQQAVAAAAAKLQGTYPVLNPSDADVTISQEKIATETATGKVSLARLYQEREQLIQQKLEIQKQTNRDRKEILQTSRDIASTVIRAPASGIIQELNLRNTSQVLRSGDAIAQISPTDSPLIIKALVESQDIRKVENGQEVQLRVYGCSYTDFGTLKGQVKAISPDVITSSDKDKNTAVYEVTIQPEKLILTAKNRNCAIQSGMEARADIISEQETVLNFILRKARILSNL; this comes from the coding sequence ATGTCTGGTGCAGATTTACCATCAATTCCCAATGGCAAACCACAAGGAGTAACTCATCCTGACTCCCTGCATCTTGCCACACCCAATGAATTTTTACCTCCAATTAGCTACTGGACAACGATGGGAGGAGTTGTGCTTTTGGGTATCTTTGGTACTGCCATTACCCTTGCAGGTATCCTGAAATACAAAGTCACCATTCAAGCCCCAGCCACAATTCGTCCAACTGGAGAACTGCGCCTAGTACAGTCGCCAATAGAAGGAACAATTAAAAGTATTGCTGTACAAGTAAATCAAGCAGTCCAACAGGGAGAGGTTATTGCTGTGATTGACGATAACCGTCTGCAAACCCAAAAAAGTCAACTGCAAACGAATATACAACAAGCTACATTGCAACTATCTCAACTCGATGCCCAAATTCGTGCTTTAGATGAGCAAATAACAGCAGAAAAATATCGGCTCAATCGTGCTGTTGCGTCTATTCAAGCTGAAGTCAACCGCAATCAAAGAGATTTCCGAGATAGACAAATCACCTCTGTAGCCCAAGTCAAAGAAGCAGAAGCAAATTTCCAGCAAGCACAAAAGGAATTGCAAAAAAGCCAGTCACAGTTAAAATCGTCCCAAGCATCTTTAAAATCAAGCGAAGCTTCTTTAAATGCAGCCAAGGCTAAGCGAGACAGATATCAACCCTTAGTCCAAACTGGTTCTATTTCTCAGGATCAATTTCAAGAAGTACAGCTGGCAGTTGAACAACAGCAACAACTTTTAGAATCGCAAAAAGCTACTGTAGAAGAACGTACTCAAGCAGTCCAACAACAGCAACAAGCAGTAGCAGCAGCAGCCGCTAAACTACAAGGAACATACCCTGTTCTGAATCCTAGCGATGCTGATGTGACAATTTCTCAAGAAAAAATTGCTACCGAAACAGCTACAGGTAAAGTTAGCCTGGCTAGATTATATCAAGAACGAGAGCAACTAATACAGCAAAAACTAGAAATTCAAAAGCAAACAAACCGCGATCGCAAGGAAATACTACAAACTAGTCGAGACATTGCCAGTACAGTAATTCGTGCCCCGGCATCTGGTATTATCCAAGAACTAAATTTGCGTAACACTTCGCAAGTACTGCGCTCTGGTGATGCGATCGCTCAAATTTCTCCCACTGACTCACCTTTAATAATTAAGGCATTGGTAGAGTCTCAAGATATCCGTAAGGTAGAAAACGGTCAAGAAGTACAACTGCGAGTCTATGGCTGTTCTTATACTGATTTTGGTACTCTTAAAGGTCAAGTAAAAGCTATTTCTCCAGATGTCATCACCTCTTCAGACAAAGACAAAAATACTGCTGTTTACGAAGTGACTATCCAACCAGAAAAATTAATTTTAACTGCCAAAAATCGCAATTGTGCTATTCAATCTGGTATGGAAGCGAGAGCAGACATCATTTCTGAGCAAGAAACAGTACTCAACTTTATCCTGAGAAAAGCAAGAATTTTGTCAAATTTATGA
- a CDS encoding ATP-sensitive inward rectifier potassium channel 10, producing MKFRFKRLSSKQRQPLIPKIHIKVRNGQFEITGMNVWYSYWRDPYHLLLTIPWTSFLALIAVLYVTTNALFALVYMLGGDCIENARPGHFLDLFFFSVQTLASIGYGAMYPKTTYANIIVTIEAITGLVGIAVMTGLAFARFSRPTARVMFSRVALITIHEGIPSLMFRAANQRRNQILEAQIRVYLMRDEVTAEGHFMRRFHDLKMVRSQTPSFALTWVAIHAIDEYSPLYGMTAELLTKTNSNIVISLTGVDETVVQVVHARHHYTANEILWNYRFVDIFHHTSDGHRYVDYTHFHDILPLD from the coding sequence ATGAAATTTCGATTCAAAAGACTTTCAAGCAAGCAACGACAGCCTTTGATTCCAAAAATTCACATTAAAGTACGGAATGGACAGTTTGAGATTACAGGTATGAATGTATGGTATTCCTACTGGCGTGACCCCTATCATCTACTGTTGACAATTCCCTGGACTAGCTTTCTAGCGCTGATAGCTGTTTTATATGTAACGACTAATGCCCTGTTTGCTCTAGTTTACATGCTAGGCGGAGACTGCATCGAAAACGCGCGACCCGGCCATTTTTTAGATTTATTTTTCTTCAGCGTGCAAACATTAGCATCCATCGGCTATGGTGCAATGTATCCAAAAACCACTTATGCCAATATCATCGTCACTATTGAAGCAATAACTGGTCTGGTAGGAATTGCTGTAATGACGGGACTAGCATTTGCCCGTTTTTCTCGACCAACTGCTCGTGTGATGTTTTCTCGTGTCGCGTTAATTACAATTCATGAAGGAATACCAAGTTTGATGTTTCGCGCAGCTAACCAGCGCCGTAACCAGATTCTAGAGGCGCAGATACGCGTCTACCTGATGCGTGATGAAGTGACAGCAGAAGGACATTTTATGCGTCGGTTCCATGATCTCAAAATGGTGAGGAGCCAGACACCAAGCTTTGCACTTACCTGGGTAGCGATACATGCAATTGATGAATATAGTCCTCTCTATGGAATGACCGCAGAGTTGCTAACCAAGACAAATAGTAATATTGTCATTTCGTTAACTGGCGTTGATGAAACAGTTGTACAAGTCGTTCATGCCCGTCATCACTACACTGCAAACGAAATTTTATGGAACTATCGGTTTGTTGATATTTTTCACCACACAAGTGACGGGCATCGCTACGTTGACTACACCCACTTTCACGATATCTTACCTTTAGATTAG